A window of the Lactuca sativa cultivar Salinas chromosome 7, Lsat_Salinas_v11, whole genome shotgun sequence genome harbors these coding sequences:
- the LOC111887419 gene encoding L10-interacting MYB domain-containing protein-like, whose translation MLAICKYMTDKRIRVSWKSELVDKTFLEACTQELTTNGREGSGLKASSWAVVAEKLKIDHNFIVEKKQMKNRYDYLKAKYAVWLKLKNKTGNIYNPVTNSFNMTNEEWEAKAKYVDKLRNAPLPCPELCTQLFDGATSTGVHSWGPSSMLPHASETFSTHDFEDTEMDEPSPHADTPSLTVPQPTSEESSRRTKNKGGKRNGPKETTLDDELKEVGKEIIKAAQAFTEANNLDKEMDACMAKLTSLEWGEHDPKYTTFLMLFAKSASNRKIWLHLNLSACESWVTNAGRKFGVVG comes from the exons ATGTTAGCTATTTGTAAAT ATATGACAGATAAAAGAATTAGGGTTAGTTGGAAGTCGGAATTGGTGGACAAAACTTTTTTGGAAGCATGTACACAAGAATTAACAACCAATGGTCGGGAGGGTAGTGGCCTAAAAGCAAGTTCATGGGCTGTGGTCGCGGAGAAATTGAAGATAGATCATAATTTTATTGTCgagaaaaaacaaatgaaaaaccgATACGACTACTTAAAAGCAAAGTATGCAGTGTGGTTAAAACTTAAAAACAAAACAGGAAATATTTATAATCCCGTAACAAATTCTTTTAACATGACTAATGAAGAATGGGAAGCGAAAGCGAag TATGTAGATAAGCTGAGAAATGCACCCCTCCCTTGCCctgaactttgtacccaactattTGATGGGGCGACCTCGACCGGTGTTCACAGTTGGGGGCCATCTTCGATGCTACCTCATGCCAGTGAAACCTTCAGTACACATGATTTTGAGGATACAGAGATGGATGAGCCATCACCTCATGCAGATACCCCAAGCTTAACAGTACCTCAACCTACTAGTGAGGAATCATCTAGGCGGACAAAAAACAAGGGGGGCAAACGAAATGGTCCTAAAGAAACCACACTTGATGATGAGTTGAAAGAAGTTGGAAAAGAAATTATCAAGGCTGCACAAGCATTCACGGAAGCAAATAATCTTGACAAGGAGATGGATGCTTGTATGGCAAAGTTAACAAGCTTGGAGTGGGGAGAGCATGATCCGAAATACACCACTTTTCTTATGTTATTTGCTAAAAGTGCTAGTAATAGGAAAATTTGGTTGCACCTTAACTTGTCAGCTTGT